From Juglans regia cultivar Chandler chromosome 8, Walnut 2.0, whole genome shotgun sequence, the proteins below share one genomic window:
- the LOC109004115 gene encoding uncharacterized protein LOC109004115, which yields MADFVKQILATPIQLADQVAKAAEEASSFKQECAEIKSKTEKLAGLLRQAARASSDLYERPTRRIIDDTDQVLEKALSLVVKCRVNGIVKRVFTIIPTAAFRKMSAQLENSIGDLSWLLRVSAPADDRGDEYLGLPPIAANEPILCLIWEQIAILSTGSLEDRSDAAASLVSLARDNDRYGKLIIEEGGVGPLLKLIKEGKQEGQENAARAIGLLGRDPESVDHMIVAGVCSVFAKILKEGPMKVQAVGAWAVSELAANYPKCQDLFAQNNVIRLLVSHLAFETVQEHSKYAITSSRATSIHAVVIASNSPNAKNMNKAVDEDDKHWQNQIPHPMGNKTPSQMHNVVTNTMAMRSQSKPLQPQGNVSTQNNHNNATNNNHNNAKQNHQLHHQHNVSLSGAALNLKGRELEDPDTKANMKAMAARALWHLCKGNSSICRSITESRALLCFAVLLEKGPKDVKYNSAMALTEITAVAEKDAELRRSAFKPNSPACKAVVDQLLKIIEEEDSDLLIPCIKAIGNLARTFRATETRMIGPLVQLLDEREAEISKEAAITLTKFACKENYLHLDHSRAIISAGGPKHLVQLVYFGEQVVQISALPLLCYIALHVPDSEILAQAEVLTVLEWASKQSYLTHNEALEVLLEEAISRLELYQSRRSRAFH from the coding sequence ATGGCGGATTTTGTGAAACAAATCTTGGCAACGCCAATCCAATTAGCTGACCAAGTCGCCAAGGCCGCAGAAGAGGCCAGTTCGTTCAAGCAGGAGTGTGCGGAGATTAAATCCAAGACCGAGAAGCTTGCCGGGCTTCTCCGGCAGGCTGCCAGAGCCAGCTCCGATCTCTATGAGCGACCCACCCGGCGGATTATCGACGACACCGATCAAGTCCTCGAGAAGGCTCTATCCCTCGTGGTCAAGTGCCGCGTCAACGGCATCGTGAAGCGCGTTTTCACCATCATCCCCACCGCTGCCTTTCGCAAAATGTCCGCCCAGCTCGAGAATTCGATTGGGGACTTGTCTTGGCTGCTCCGCGTGTCAGCTCCGGCCGACGATCGTGGCGACGAGTACTTGGGTCTGCCTCCTATTGCAGCAAACGAGCCAATTCTGTGTCTCATATGGGAACAGATTGCGATTCTTTCTACGGGTTCGCTCGAGGACCGATCCGATGCGGCGGCTTCACTGGTTTCCCTTGCCCGGGACAATGATCGGTACGGGAAGCTGATCATTGAGGAAGGTGGGGTGGGACCCTTGTTAAAACTGATCAAAGAGGGCAAACAGGAAGGGCAAGAGAACGCTGCCCGGGCGATTGGGCTACTGGGACGCGACCCGGAAAGCGTCGACCACATGATCGTCGCGGGTGTATGTTCGGTGTTTGCGAAAATCCTCAAAGAAGGCCCCATGAAAGTCCAGGCGGTGGGGGCTTGGGCTGTTTCGGAGCTCGCGGCTAATTATCCCAAGTGCCAAGATCTTTTTGCCCAAAACAATGTAATTCGGTTGCTGGTGAGCCATCTCGCGTTTGAGACCGTTCAGGAGCATAGTAAGTATGCCATTACTAGCAGCAGAGCAACATCCATCCACGCCGTTGTAATAGCAAGTAATAGTCCAAACGCCAAGAATATGAACAAGGCAGTTGACGAGGACGACAAACATTGGCAGAATCAAATTCCCCATCCCATGGGGAATAAGACCCCGAGTCAGATGCACAATGTGGTAACCAACACCATGGCCATGAGGTCCCAGTCCAAGCCACTCCAACCGCAAGGCAATGTTTCGACTCAAAACAACCACAACAATGCCACGAACAACAACCATAACAATGCGAAGCAGAATCACCAACTCCACCATCAGCATAACGTTTCTCTTTCAGGGGCTGCTCTTAATCTCAAGGGGAGGGAACTGGAAGACCCTGATACGAAGGCCAACATGAAGGCAATGGCTGCAAGAGCTCTTTGGCACCTTTGCAAAGGAAACTCGTCCATCTGCCGCAGCATCACTGAATCGAGAGCATTGTTATGCTTCGCAGTTCTCCTAGAGAAAGGGCCCAAAGATGTCAAGTATAATTCCGCCATGGCATTGACGGAGATCACTGCGGTGGCTGAGAAAGATGCTGAATTGAGAAGATCTGCCTTCAAGCCCAATTCACCTGCCTGTAAAGCTGTTGTTGACCAGTTGCTAAAGATCATTGAGGAAGAAGATTCAGACCTCCTCATCCCATGTATCAAGGCTATTGGGAATTTGGCAAGGACATTCAGGGCAACAGAGACAAGGATGATCGGCCCCTTAGTGCAGCTTCTCGATGAGAGAGAAGCTGAGATATCCAAGGAGGCTGCAATTACTCTCACAAAATTTGCCTGCAAAGAAAACTATCTCCACCTAGATCACTCTAGGGCAATCATCAGTGCCGGAGGACCAAAGCATTTGGTCCAGCTGGTGTATTTTGGAGAACAAGTTGTTCAAATCTCAGCATTGCCACTCCTATGTTACATTGCACTGCATGTCCCAGACAGCGAGATACTTGCGCAGGCCGAGGTGCTCACCGTGCTTGAATGGGCTTCCAAACAATCGTACCTGACCCACAACGAAGCATTGGAAGTATTGTTAGAAGAAGCCATTAGCAGGTTGGAGCTTTATCAATCCAGACGTTCAAGGGCATTCCATTGA